The proteins below come from a single Nocardiopsis gilva YIM 90087 genomic window:
- a CDS encoding TIM barrel protein, whose protein sequence is MTAPAPAPRLACTIRPWAQFPLDRALRGIRTAGFDTVALPVHGVPAVVTPDTPPERAARVGSIIAEHGLDLVLLSHAADLDRGDAVALSSLCRQIDHCARLGVRLLVDMGCAEPANDERYVRLMVGAAPYAAAHGVTIAVKPHGGLTSTAADTLALIERVGHTAFQACWDPGNVVHYGGGSPTEGLAELAPHVVAVGARDHPVRRTERNGAASGGMPPAITPGDGMVDFVGLYRTLREHGRFTGPSAVESVTKLGTVEQLESEAERARDNLHDALAGREPTRADRERAAPAPVRRSCSLVARAAAEDPIGTARYFDRFLMLELPLPWPQGMGTPVWETPRVPAPLRAALRAATRRTEERGLTMKTFAAAPDPEFSTPGMMRVLRFDREPGAAAALSRIEHSVPEEHAAEFIDALFSDDPAALDPFARYRATGHHRDLVVCTHASVDGCCGTYGYPLYRALRDAHGGSGDVRVWRVSSFGGHRFAPTLVDFPEGRYWGNLTPERMGQLVHRTGDPADLLDLYRGWGYLKYPWEQAVERELLRTLGWEWIGQRLELAPTDPDPDGTRVVRATARDPRSAAARHFDAVVEQVGPEPVLVGCDGTAGEVQRYVVELKSR, encoded by the coding sequence GTGACCGCTCCCGCCCCCGCTCCACGGCTCGCCTGCACGATCCGGCCGTGGGCGCAGTTCCCCCTCGACCGCGCGCTGCGCGGCATCCGGACCGCCGGGTTCGACACGGTCGCGCTGCCGGTGCACGGGGTGCCCGCCGTGGTCACCCCCGACACCCCACCCGAGCGCGCCGCGCGCGTGGGATCCATCATCGCGGAGCACGGGCTCGACCTCGTCCTGCTCAGCCACGCCGCCGACCTGGACCGCGGCGACGCGGTGGCACTCAGCTCGCTGTGCCGTCAGATCGACCACTGTGCCCGGCTCGGTGTGCGGCTCCTGGTCGACATGGGGTGCGCCGAGCCAGCGAACGACGAGCGCTACGTGCGGCTGATGGTCGGCGCCGCCCCGTACGCCGCCGCCCACGGCGTCACGATCGCGGTCAAGCCGCACGGCGGGCTGACCAGCACCGCCGCCGACACCCTCGCCCTGATCGAACGCGTCGGGCACACGGCCTTCCAGGCGTGCTGGGACCCGGGCAACGTCGTGCACTACGGGGGCGGATCCCCCACTGAAGGCCTGGCCGAGCTCGCCCCGCATGTCGTCGCTGTCGGCGCCCGCGACCATCCGGTGCGGCGCACGGAGCGGAACGGAGCCGCCAGCGGTGGGATGCCGCCGGCGATCACACCGGGCGACGGCATGGTCGACTTCGTCGGGCTCTACCGAACCCTGCGCGAGCACGGCCGTTTCACCGGGCCGAGCGCGGTGGAGAGCGTGACCAAGCTCGGCACCGTCGAGCAGCTCGAGTCCGAGGCGGAGCGAGCCCGCGACAACCTGCACGACGCCCTCGCCGGACGGGAGCCGACCCGCGCCGACCGGGAGCGCGCGGCCCCCGCGCCAGTGCGCCGATCCTGCTCGCTGGTGGCGCGCGCGGCCGCGGAGGATCCGATCGGCACGGCGCGTTACTTCGACCGCTTTCTCATGCTCGAACTGCCGCTGCCCTGGCCGCAGGGGATGGGCACCCCCGTGTGGGAGACGCCCCGCGTGCCCGCGCCGCTGCGGGCCGCACTGCGCGCGGCCACGCGCAGGACCGAGGAGCGGGGGCTGACCATGAAGACCTTCGCGGCGGCGCCCGACCCGGAGTTTTCGACCCCGGGAATGATGCGGGTGCTCCGCTTCGACCGGGAACCCGGAGCGGCCGCCGCGCTGTCCCGGATCGAGCACAGCGTGCCCGAGGAGCACGCGGCCGAGTTCATCGACGCGCTCTTCTCCGACGACCCGGCCGCCCTCGACCCCTTCGCCCGCTACCGAGCGACGGGTCACCACCGCGACCTGGTCGTGTGCACCCACGCCTCGGTCGACGGCTGCTGCGGCACCTACGGCTACCCCCTTTACCGCGCGCTACGGGACGCGCACGGCGGCTCCGGCGACGTGCGTGTGTGGCGGGTCAGCAGCTTCGGCGGGCACCGGTTCGCCCCCACCCTCGTCGACTTCCCCGAAGGCCGCTACTGGGGCAACCTCACTCCGGAGCGCATGGGACAGCTGGTGCACCGCACCGGCGACCCCGCCGACCTGCTCGACCTCTACCGAGGCTGGGGCTACCTGAAGTACCCCTGGGAACAGGCGGTCGAGCGCGAACTCCTGCGGACGCTTGGCTGGGAGTGGATCGGCCAGCGGCTGGAGCTGGCGCCGACCGACCCTGACCCAGACGGCACGCGCGTCGTGCGGGCAACAGCGCGAGATCCCCGGTCCGCAGCGGCTCGGCACTTCGACGCCGTGGTCGAGCAGGTGGGACCAGAACCCGTGCTGGTGGGATGCGACGGGACCGCGGGGGAGGTCCAGCGCTACGTCGTCGAGCTCAAGAGCCGGTGA